The Brassica napus cultivar Da-Ae chromosome C1, Da-Ae, whole genome shotgun sequence DNA segment GACACTTGACAGCTCACTACACTCCTAAACATAACAGAGTTGTAGAGAGACGTAACAAGACGCTGTTAGATATGACAAGAAGTATATTGAAGCATATGGCGTGTCCAAACTATCTACTGGGAGAAACTGTGAGACATGCAAATTATCTCATTAAGAGAGTAGGAACTCGTGTTCTTGTGTCTAAATCGCCATACGAAGCATTCAAGAATAAGAGACCGAACGTTGAACAGATACGAGTCTTTGGATGTGTTGGGTGTGCCAAAGTAGACAGCCCACATCTAAAGAAGCTAGACAATCGATCATGAGCGCTTGTACACCTCGGAACAGAGCCGGGATCAAAAGCCTACAGGTTGTATGATCCTACAACTCGTAAAGTGAGTGTAAGCAGAGACGTCATCTTTGATGAAAATAAGATGTGAAATTGGAGAAGCAGTACTGAAGAAGTAACCGTACCTGGAGCGTTTGAGATCAAATTCAATGAGTTTGGAAACAGAGGAATCAACAAGAATAAAGATATTGTTGGGAATGCAGATGAAGAAGGCAATAATACAGAGATACCTACTGTTGAAGAAGAACAAGACATAAACGATCGCAATGAAGAAAGTTTAAGAAGATCaacaagagagaagaagaaacatgcaTACCTTGATGATTATATACAGCTAACCGAACTTGAAAGTGAGCGTCTTCTTCTTACAATAAACGATGAGCCATGGGATTATAATGAAGCAAAGGAGAAGAAAGTGTGGAGAGACGCCTGTGAAGATGAGATTGTTTCTATTGTCAAGAGCAAAACTTGGGAGCTGGTCGAACTTCCTGTTGGAGCAAAAGCCATCGGGTTAAAGTGAATCTTTAAATTTAAACGTAACGCTGATGGGagtataaacaaatttaaagctAAACTAGTGGCCAAGGGTTATATACAAAGACATGGTATAGACTATGATGAGGTCTTTGCGCCTATGACACGCATCGAGACGGTGAGGTTTCTTATTGCTCTAGCAGCTTCAAGAGGTTGAGAAAATCATCACTTAGACGTCAAAGCCGCATTTCTTCATGGTGACTTAAAGGAGGAAGTGTATGTTTTCCAGCCAGAAGGGTTAGTGGTCAAAGGGAACGAAAACAAGGTATATAAACTGAAGAAGGTACTTTATGGTCTACGACAAGCTCCAAGAGCCTGGAAtgagaaactaaataaaatgctTAGGAGTTTGAATTTTGTTAAGTGCTCTAAAGAGCCTGCTATTTATCGTAAGCAAGAAGAAGATCATATTATCCTTGTGGCAGTCTATGTTATGATCTTCTAGTAATTGGGACGAGTCATGATCGCATACTTGGGTTCGAGAAAGGAATGactgcaaattttgaaatgagTGACTTAGGTATGCTAACCTATTACCTTAGGATTGAAGTGGTACAACATGAGAAAGGAATCACACTAAGATAAAGATATGCGATGAAGATATTGTCTGAAACCGGGATGGGAAACTGGAATGCACTTCACTTATCTATGAATCCAAGTCTGAAACTGTCGAAATCATCTGAAGAAGAGGGCGTGAATGAGAAGGAATATAGAAAGAACATTGGTGCCTTAGATACTTGATTCACACACGGCCAGATCTCTCTTTCGCCGTTGGTGTTCTGAGTAGATATATGCAAGCGCCTAAACGATCTCATGAAGCAGCTTTGAAACAGATCTTGAGGTGTCTACAAGGGACAACAACCATATGGGCTTGAGTTCGTACGATCGAATGAGACAAGAGTAGTGGGATACAGCGACAGTAGTCATAACGTGGATGAGGACGACGGTAGAAGCACAACCGGACATGTCTTCTTCTATGCCGACAGTCCTATTACATGGTGTTCTCAAAAACAGGAGACAATTGCATTATCATCTTGTGAAGCCAAGTTCATGACAGAATCTTGTGAAGCCAAGTTCATGACAGCGACTGCGGCAGCTAAACAAGCTATTTGGCTTCAAGAGTTTCTCGGAGAGATAACTAGGACAGAGTGTAAGAAAGTGATGACCAAGATAGACAACTAATATGCTATAGTCCTAATGGAGAATCTTGTGTTCCACGGTTGTAGTAAACACATTCATCGATAATACCATTTTATACAAGAATGTGTTGATAATGAGTTAATCGAAATGCAGTACGTACCCGGGACTGAACAAAGAGCTGATAATTTGACTAAGGCATTGGGAAGgatcaaattcaaaaaattaagaAGCCTTGTTGAAAAATGTTGGAAGTAAACTTGAAGTTATTAGCTTGGTTCCCAAGCTAACCTAATAATATTTGAAATAGCAAATATAACTTATATAGGATATTCATTGAGTTCTTATTCGTTGAGTTCATTGAGTTCACATATTCGAGATTTTATAATTGACACTATTAGATATTTACGTATcctttgccaaaaaaaaattgtttatgtaCGTAGGCATAAAcacaatattatataagtaaaataggTGAAATGAGCATAGTAATGCAATAATTATACCCATCATTTCCATGCATACATCTCTTTATGTACATGTACGTATGTGTTTTATTacttgtttatttaaaaaaaaaaatcatcaattttTCGTTGACCAAACATTAATTTCAAAGATGATGAttacagaaaataaaatgaGCCATATATAGGTTAGCCAATTATATTAAAACCATACAAGtcattcattcttttttttatttttctcgtcGTTTATTATAGGGTTATTTTTCTGTGTAAccaaattttgaatcaaaattaagaatataacaatgattttgacataattaattCACTAACATTTAACACTCATTTCAGTCAGTTATACTCTTATTTTGTGTAATTACCCGGTAAAAGAAGGAGAAAACAAATGACATTGTATGGACAAAAATGAAACACAACTATTTTCTATCACCTCACATAATACCATACACGTTATATACTTATTTATCACATGTATATGCATTGTAGACGGTATAATGGATGGTTAAGAGTGAATTGTGCCATCACATATAAAAAATGTCATGAATTTGTGCTGTCTGAGATTATATTGATTGTGCTTCAAACAACCAGGAATGCACAATCAAATGGTTTGAAAATTTATgagtgttctattttatatcaCCAAAATAGTATAGAATTTCAACCTCACTTCAACtttaaatactaaactttaTCCACAATCACTAAATACTAAACCTCAACCCCAATCCCTAAttactaaatctaaaccctaatcactgaatcataaacccaaacataatctatataatattttataatattttatttttatgtagaaAACATAGTATGGATCCTTCACAGATAGTATGGAAAACCTATTCTATTCCATTTATATTAGTCGAGCACCAATGTAAAATAGtatgaagaaaataaattgaaaaaatgatCATGAATTAGACTCCTAACCTTTGTCCAACATTCGAACAAAATGAATTTCATATTCAGACGTGAAGAAATTTGTGAACAGTGTTATTGATTAagagatttttgaaaaaaaaaaagaacaaatggTGAAAAGGTTGAACCGGTAGATGTAAAGGATGTTTAGAATATAAGACAGAAAATGCATTGAATATCacagtcaatttttttttagttattcaatGAATTATGAATTGTTTGAAGGTTATACAATATAATTTCCCTTTATTATATATGGTGcaataattatttatcattaACTCTAATCTCACGTTACGTTAATATCAAGCACTTAACTAACTGATCACACTAATTGGCTTTGTTCTGGTGGCTAATTAGGGACATAATTcgagtttattttttttgtaacttattcGAGTTTATTTCtcaatattattaatgtatttagCTGATGTTGCAAAATCGACATGGTTAATGTATACTCCGTAATTAACTTTAATTTTAGTACATCTCCGATTATACACATGTAATTTATTGAATTGTTTTATAATGCCTATCTAAAGAGTCAGGTCCGAAAAGATTATGTTGAGCTAAAAacagaaaagagaagaaaattttGTGTAATTAATAGTTCATGAAAAaacagttcaaaaaaaatagttcatgaaaaaacaagaaaacgTTTAGTGAATATCTTATCGATCTAGATATATAGTTTTCCTTCGatttcaagaaaacaaaaggcAAGGACAAAGATTACCAAACTCGAAAATGAGCACAAACTATTTACCACAAATTTGTTTATgggaaaataacaaaataaagatttaaacaaaataatttctCCTTTTTCCAAATTATTTTCTCATACTAAGTAAACCAGTACTCaaatttcatttataataaCAATAGTTAAGAGAAACaaattaatacataaattaaggCTTAAAGCGTTGCCTGCAAGAGTAGCAAGTGATCTCCAAGCAAGTCGTATCGATCTTCGTCATTGATCTCTCCTTCAACCTCTCCGCTCTCTCCACCTCCTCCCTAGCCTTCTGCCACATCACCCTAATCCCAAACTTAAAACcattaaccaaaccaaaccggaaCTAAATATAGTTTAAGCTTCCTTACCTTGCACGAGCAAACTCAGCTTGAGCCATCTCCATCTCACGGCGAGTCAGCTCTCTGACTCTCTCCGCGTAAGCTTTCTCTATCGCCGCTAGTCTTATCTGCTCCGCTGCCTGCCACTTCAGAGCTTCCACACCACTACCTCCTCCTCCGCCATCGCTTAGATGCTCCACCGTCGCTGTTGGAATTGTACTGAGGCTGATGGAGAGTTTGAGGTCGAGATCTTGGTGGATCATAGATGGGGAATGGTGGTGATCGGTTGTTATAACTGTTGGTCGGAATTTCCTGACTCGAGATTCTGTCGACGGTGGAGAAGGCAAAAGCTGAAGCTCTTTGTGAtgatcttgttgttgttgttgctcagccattttttggttttgttttttgttgggAGCTAAAAGGCTGCTGTTTTCAATAAGTGGAGGGTGGCATTACCAATCACTTTATATGTAAGCTGCTTCGT contains these protein-coding regions:
- the LOC106374966 gene encoding zinc finger protein SHOOT GRAVITROPISM 5-like isoform X3 codes for the protein MAEQQQQQDHHKELQLLPSPPSTESRVRKFRPTVITTDHHHSPSMIHQDLDLKLSISLSTIPTATVEHLSDGGGGGSGVEALKWQAAEQIRLAAIEKAYAERVRELTRREMEMAQAEFARARLGRRWRERRG
- the LOC106374966 gene encoding zinc finger protein SHOOT GRAVITROPISM 5-like isoform X1 yields the protein MAEQQQQQDHHKELQLLPSPPSTESRVRKFRPTVITTDHHHSPSMIHQDLDLKLSISLSTIPTATVEHLSDGGGGGSGVEALKWQAAEQIRLAAIEKAYAERVRELTRREMEMAQAEFARARVMWQKAREEVERAERLKERSMTKIDTTCLEITCYSCRQRFKP
- the LOC106374966 gene encoding zinc finger protein SHOOT GRAVITROPISM 5-like isoform X2 — encoded protein: MAEQQQQQDHHKELQLLPSPPSTESRVRKFRPTVITTDHHHSPSMIHQDLDLKLSISLSTIPTATVEHLSDGGGGGSGVEALKWQAAEQIRLAAIEKAYAERVRELTRREMEMAQAEFARARRLGRRWRERRG